Part of the Rhizobium viscosum genome is shown below.
CGGCCGCCAAGCCGGCGCAGATGTAAGGCCACTTTGTCGAAAGCCAGTGCCGGGATCGGGGATCGACGATCAGGAATACGAGCGCTGCAGGCCCAAGCAGGGCGATCGTGTATTTCGACAGCATCCCGAGGCCGATCGAGACGCCGGCGCCAAGCCAGGCTTTGGGGCGGTGTGCGATGATCGCTCGATGCAAGAAATACAATGCTGCCGACCATGCCGCCGTCAGGGGAGCGTCTGGGGTCGTCAATGCCCCAATGGCGAAGAAGAAGGGAAGGACCGACAATAGAAGCAGAGCCAGGAATGCGGACATGCGGCCGAAGAGATTGCTCGTGAACCGGTACATGAAATAAGCAGTGACAAGCCAAGATATTGTCGCGCCAAATCGGACGCCGAATTCGGTATCGCCGAAGAGCGTCGTTCCGAAAGAGATCAGCCACGCGACCATCGGTGGATGGTCAAGATAGCCCCAGGACGGATGCTGAGCATAGGTCCAGTAATAGGCTTCCTGCGGCATGACATCGATCCCGCCCTGATAGAGCAGCCGCAGAACGACGACGTAAGCGACAAGGCCGATGGTCGCCATCTTCCACTGGATCGAGCGTGCAGGAACGGTACGGTCACGGAAGACGTAGAACTCGTTGCCAATGTAACTGACCAAGCCACCGCCGATGATGCCGGTACTCATCACCAGCAACATTGGAAGGCCGAGTCCCCAGGTTGTCGCGATGAAGCCGCCGCGCATTGCCAGCGCCATCACGGCAATGACGATGAACCGCACAAGCTGCATGGCATCCTTCGGGCGGTCCGCGAAGGAAAAGCTGGCATGTCCAAGATAATTACAGACCGTCGCGACGCAGAAACCTGAGATATGAGCGACCATAATGCCTGCGCCGAGCGCCTGTGCAAAAGACACGACCAGAAGATCCAGGAAGAAGCCTGCAATGCCAACCAGTACAAAACGCTGAAATGAGCCTGAGGCCGTGGCTGCCCCGGAAAATCGTGCCAGTTGCCTGAGATAGGCGATGAACTGGCTCGCTCCGATTTTTGAGCTGCCGTGCAGACGCTCGGAAAAAGAGATCGGCACCTCGCAAACATCGAGCCGGTCGCCGCCTGTATAGATGGCCTCAAGTCCGATCTTGAATCCCTCGGTATGGGCGCCGGCGGCCAACAGGCAGGGTCGACGAATGGCGAAAAAGCCCGACAGCGGATCTTTGATTTCCGTAAACGGCGAGGCAAATGCAGCGCCGAGGCGCGAAAGTGCGCGGCGGTGAGCGGCCCAGCCGGTCGTTGTCCCGCCATCGACATAGCGGCTGCCGATCGCCATGTCATGGCGACCTGAAGCGACAGGAGCGACGAGCTGCCGGATCGACGAAGCCGGATGACTTCCGTCGGCGTCCATGACGACGATGGTCGAAAACTTCGCCTGTGCGGCTGCCGACAGCACATCCTTGGCAAGGCCGCCAGCGCGACCATTGCCGATGAGGGAAACCGGATGGTTCGTCTGCCAGAGCGCCACTTTCTCACATGTCCCGTCTGTCGATCCACCGTCCGCCACGATGATCTCGAACTCGAAATGGCCGCGGATGTGATCGACGATCTCGCGGAGTGTGCGGTCGATGTTCTCCGCCTCGTTCAGGGTCGGGAGGATGATCGAGACCGACGCTCGAGCGCTGGCTGTGGCCAATGCCGGAAAGGCGATCGTTTCGGGACGCTCCGTCTTCCGCAGCGGTTCCAGATAGGAAAACATGAATCTCTCCAGGCAATGATTTCAAGCGCCGTCGGTGGGTCGATGACGCAATTGCCTGGGACTAGCGGTTCTGCCGGCGGAGCGGTTTTAAGTGTTGTTAAGGTATGCACCGAATTGTTACGCGCGCAGCCGGATCAAATTGAGCACGCTTGCGAATATCGCGATGCAAGTGCCTGTCGCGGCCTCCGAACATCTGGAGCGCCGCTCCTTATATGAGTGCGTTGAAGAGCGCCTCGGAAACATCTCTTAACAACACAAAATCCATTCCAAAACGATTTCCCCGCACTTTCGCCGCGGTGGCAGCACGACGCGCCACTGAAACGCCGCGGGAGCAAACATTGTCATTTATGGTGAGAAATACTGGCCTGGTTATCGTCGCTTCGCTGGCCGTGCCCCTGTCAATGGGCAGCGCGGCAGAAGCCGCAGATGCGAATGGCTTTGACGATGGCAATCCGGGTACTGTCGCACCCGCGGAATCAATCCGACCCGCCGGCGTCCGCGGCAAGCTTCACGATTGGGAGGTCGTCCTCGGTGCAGGGGCGATATATACCCCGAAATTTGAGGGGTCGAAGGACTACGAGGTCGTCCCTATCCCTTTTATTTCCGCATCATTCTTCAATGATTATGTTCACGTCGGTCCGACCGGCCTGCTCGTCGATCTCTACAAGGTCGACAACATCAAGGTCAGCGCCAAGGGCGGCATCGAATTCGGCCGTGATGAAGACGACAGCGATCATCTGAAGGGACTGGGGGACATCGACACCGGAGCGGTGATCGGCGCCCTCATTTCCTACCAGCTCGGATCGGTCGAACTCAGTGCCGGGATCGACAAGATCATCGGCGGCAGTGATGGTCTCACCGGCACGTTCGGCGCAGAATATTCCCATTTTGCAGGACAGTTTATTTTCTCTGCGGGGGCTTCGGTCACCTGGGCGGACAAGAACTACATGAAATCCTACTTTGGCGTCACTCCGCTGCAGTCGGCAAGGTCTGGCCTCGACGTCTACGACGCGGGAGCTGGCTTCAAGCGTGTCGATCTGACGGCGTCCGTCACCTATTTGGCCTCCGAGAACTGGTTCATTCGCGGCCAGGCCGAACTCGGGATCCTGACCGGTGACGCCAGGAAAAGCCCGATCGTCCAGAAGGAGATCCAGCCATCCGTCATGATGTTCGTTGGCTACAAATTCTGAGGCCGCTCCTCAAACAAGCGGTCTCGATGTCGGCGGGCCGTTGACTGCTGCGAGACCCGCCCCCGTTCTACAGGCCGGTGGCAGTCGCTATCCAAGGTGCTCGATTGGCTTTATCATTCTTCGCGACCTCGGGGGGGGCTCTGGTGACTATTGGGTGGGCCGGTCATTGCCTTAGTGTCTGTGCACCTGCCGCGGTCGACCAGGAAAGGCAGCGCGGAAGCGAAAACCACGTGTAACATGCATTGGCTGACAAGCCTCCATCTGTAGCAGCAACCCTTTAAGTTCGGGCACTGACCATGAATAACATCGCATTCAATGCGCCTCCGCAGGCGACGACCCGGATACTCATCGTCGAGGACGATCGCGATATCGCCAGCATGCTGATCGACCTCATGAAGGAGGCGGGCTATGGCGCCGAGGCGGTCGGATCGGCGGTCGAAATGGATCGCGTCCTGAAGAAGAAGGAATTTCAGCTCATCGTCCTGGACGGCATGCTGCCGGGCGAGGATGGCTTCAGCATTTGCCGGCGGATCAGGTCGTCCAATACGGTCCCGATCCTGATGCTGACGGCGTTGACGAAGGAAGTGGATAGGGTCATCGGGCTGGAGCTGGGTGCTGACGACTATGTGACAAAACCCTTCAATTCCAGGGAGCTCCTGGCAAGGATAAGAGCGCTCCTGCGTCGATCTTCTTATGCGATGCAGGTCAAGCCGATCCTGGAAGCAATGACTTTCGCCGGCTGGCGGATCGACCCGGTCACGCGTGAATTGACCGATAGCGACGGCGTGCATGTGTCGTTGACGACGGCAGAATTCGACGTCCTGCTGGTGTTTTGCCAAAACCCGCGGCAGGTCATGAACCGCCAGGAGATCCTGGCCCGCACCCATGCGGGTGCTGCCGGCCCGGTTGAACGCAGCATCGATGTCCATGTCAGTCGCGTGCGGCAAAAAATCGAGCCCGACTACAAGGATCCGACCTTCATCAAGACCGTCCGCCTGGGCGGCTATATATTCACGCCCGAAGTCTCCAGGGTTCACGATTAGCCGCTGTTGGTCAGGCGCGTGCATTGCTTTTTCGCTTCGCTCCGGACGGATTTCTGCCGTAAGCCAAGGTCACGAAATAGTTCGCGCGGATAACTGCGACCCGCCCGGCGGCTGGCAAAGGACGAGTGCGAAAAGCCGTTTGCCCCCTTAGCTTATGCAGTTCATGCGTGCACGACCGTCGCGTCATCGAAAACCTCATGTGCACGCTTCGGGCCTGAAGCTGCGTTGTCTCGCATTTGTCGAAGCGAGTGAGCCTGTCCTTTAGCGAAGAGCATGTTCGCTGAATGAATGAGCAGCTTTTCGAACTCTTCGAGAGAAATCCCATCCGCATCCATCATCTGTCTGATCAGCGGGTCCTGAAGAACGTCGGCAATTGTCATTTCCTGATGGGACATAGGTGCTCTCCTGCAATTTTCAGGCTGAGATAGCCGGTGCAGAGAGCCTCGCAATGTCGAAAGAGGGACGAAACCAAGGCGGCCGATGAAGATTTGTTTCGGCAATCTGGGTCGGCCGCGCAATCTTTGCCGCGGGGCTCCAAGCCGTTTGGGCTGCATCTGCCGTGGGCGACGCAAATATTTCTTAACATCATGAAATCCAAGGCAATCGCGAATCCGGATTAATGCCAACAGAGGCGATCCGGAAGGACGATATCGACGCGGCCAGTGGCAGTCTTGCCGAAACGTTAGGCCGAGGCCGAATGAAGGACAGGGCGACAAACGTGATTCGACTGATGGCCATCTTCGCGCTGGCTCTTCTGGCCGGCTGTCTGGCGCCGGACCGGGTTGCCTACACGCCGAAGGCCGCGGCAAGCGCCAATATCGAAGGATTCGGCGACATCCGGATCTATGCGGATACGACAGGGCTCGACGGCGGTCCTGCATGGCTGACAATCCCGAGGCACAAGGACGTCAACTATCTGGTCTTGTCGGGTGGCGGCGCCGCAGGCGCCTTCAGTGTCGGAGCGCTGAAAGCTTGGTCGGACAGGGGACGGCCGGAATTCGACATCGTCAGTGGTGTCAGCACGGGCGCATTGATTGCGCCCTACGCCTTTCTCGGCCGGACTTACGACGACACGCTCGTCGACCTCTATACGAGCGGCGTCGCCAAGGAGTTGGTCGACGCCGATTTCCTGCCGAAAGGCCTGCTTGGACCGAGCCTGCTGAAGGAGGCACCGCTTCGCCGGATGGTCGAACGCCATTTGACGACGGACATAGTGGCGAAAGTCGCAACCGAGCACCGCAAGGGAAGGCGCCTTTTTGTCCTGACCACCAATCTCGATTCCCAGCGAGCCGTCATCTGGAACATGGGGGCGATCGCCAACAGTGCCCGGCCAGACGCACTGAAGCTGTTCCAGGATGTCATCATCGCCTCGGCCAGCATACCCGGCATATTCCCGGCCGTGCTCATCAAAGCCACCGCGGGCGGGCAGGCGTTTGAGGAAATGCACTCGGATGGCGGTACATCGTCCCAGGTCCT
Proteins encoded:
- a CDS encoding patatin-like phospholipase family protein: MAIFALALLAGCLAPDRVAYTPKAAASANIEGFGDIRIYADTTGLDGGPAWLTIPRHKDVNYLVLSGGGAAGAFSVGALKAWSDRGRPEFDIVSGVSTGALIAPYAFLGRTYDDTLVDLYTSGVAKELVDADFLPKGLLGPSLLKEAPLRRMVERHLTTDIVAKVATEHRKGRRLFVLTTNLDSQRAVIWNMGAIANSARPDALKLFQDVIIASASIPGIFPAVLIKATAGGQAFEEMHSDGGTSSQVLTIPEGWMVNPQNDAWPKGQKLNMYVIVNNALMPEFSTTTNNTLAVMARASTALIKAQTRSALVATYVYAQKNGIRFRVASIDAQIPYTMTDPFNTDYMRAVYNLGYAKMASGSLWKDKPIFTGPAAAQSAQATQ
- a CDS encoding glycosyltransferase family 39 protein; its protein translation is MFSYLEPLRKTERPETIAFPALATASARASVSIILPTLNEAENIDRTLREIVDHIRGHFEFEIIVADGGSTDGTCEKVALWQTNHPVSLIGNGRAGGLAKDVLSAAAQAKFSTIVVMDADGSHPASSIRQLVAPVASGRHDMAIGSRYVDGGTTTGWAAHRRALSRLGAAFASPFTEIKDPLSGFFAIRRPCLLAAGAHTEGFKIGLEAIYTGGDRLDVCEVPISFSERLHGSSKIGASQFIAYLRQLARFSGAATASGSFQRFVLVGIAGFFLDLLVVSFAQALGAGIMVAHISGFCVATVCNYLGHASFSFADRPKDAMQLVRFIVIAVMALAMRGGFIATTWGLGLPMLLVMSTGIIGGGLVSYIGNEFYVFRDRTVPARSIQWKMATIGLVAYVVVLRLLYQGGIDVMPQEAYYWTYAQHPSWGYLDHPPMVAWLISFGTTLFGDTEFGVRFGATISWLVTAYFMYRFTSNLFGRMSAFLALLLLSVLPFFFAIGALTTPDAPLTAAWSAALYFLHRAIIAHRPKAWLGAGVSIGLGMLSKYTIALLGPAALVFLIVDPRSRHWLSTKWPYICAGLAAALFSPVIAWNAHHDWASFQFQGAKRWISDEINFSTPTLLMFIAILLGPLGLLLAGTATDWIVRISGRIDLRRTNAFLTVFTVVPLAVFIVFSLFHMVKMNWTGPVWLSLLPVMARILATVIKDGSMPRLVAAVKVGAMSSTLAFALLLHYLALGLPFIGYSSSLRGLPVAWKEFVSAAEQIKAKVAAETGYLPMLVGMDSYGIASELGFYRSGRTVLTDITSQNLFGQDGLMFGIWGAARPYEGRVAIMYGLKEESLSDDGVAAWFDSIGPVERRIVQKNQTSAGRFFYRIGYGLRSRPAPSAQ
- a CDS encoding MipA/OmpV family protein, whose amino-acid sequence is MKSASETSLNNTKSIPKRFPRTFAAVAARRATETPREQTLSFMVRNTGLVIVASLAVPLSMGSAAEAADANGFDDGNPGTVAPAESIRPAGVRGKLHDWEVVLGAGAIYTPKFEGSKDYEVVPIPFISASFFNDYVHVGPTGLLVDLYKVDNIKVSAKGGIEFGRDEDDSDHLKGLGDIDTGAVIGALISYQLGSVELSAGIDKIIGGSDGLTGTFGAEYSHFAGQFIFSAGASVTWADKNYMKSYFGVTPLQSARSGLDVYDAGAGFKRVDLTASVTYLASENWFIRGQAELGILTGDARKSPIVQKEIQPSVMMFVGYKF
- a CDS encoding response regulator, yielding MNNIAFNAPPQATTRILIVEDDRDIASMLIDLMKEAGYGAEAVGSAVEMDRVLKKKEFQLIVLDGMLPGEDGFSICRRIRSSNTVPILMLTALTKEVDRVIGLELGADDYVTKPFNSRELLARIRALLRRSSYAMQVKPILEAMTFAGWRIDPVTRELTDSDGVHVSLTTAEFDVLLVFCQNPRQVMNRQEILARTHAGAAGPVERSIDVHVSRVRQKIEPDYKDPTFIKTVRLGGYIFTPEVSRVHD